GAGGAAATGCAATGATTACTTGACTTAAATTCAAATATCAGCCAGTGAGCAGCTAtcatatatacataatatatatatatatacatgcttCAGCTGCCACTCTGAGGCCCTTGGACACAGTTTATCACCCTATGCTAAGATTTATTACCAGTGATAATTGTAATACTCATCTTTGTGAGCTGTATGCTAAAGTTTGGCATGATAGACACcgggtttatttatttataaggcCTTTACTGGTTTTTTACCCTCtaacattattttgttgttgtcttttaatgcaggcctttaaaaaaaaaaatccagtttttggtACTGAGCAACTGCAGCCAGGAATAACATGCAGAACAATCTGCATCAAACAACCCACCTCATTTTTATCCTTAGggcaattaaatgttttaatttcatcttATTTCACTTCCAACTGCTCTTGTTTTTAACTGACTCATTTGCTGTAAATTTTAATTGCTTTATTTATCCTAAAGTTTTGAATATGTTAGTATTTTTTACTAATTTGGATCATCTCCCCACAGCGTGATTCATCCAATGATTGTACAACATAAATTTGAATCTGCTCGCACTTTCTTGATCTGTCTGAAGCACAGAGACATTTtctatgtattcatttatatgttttttcaacTATGAAATCCCTTCACCCTCATATTATCAAAGCTCAAGCCTTGCTTGAACTGTTGAATCCTAGCATCAAATCCCAGTCTTTCACACATCTCTCATCTATTgctaaaaatcttttttaaaatttgtaaaCCATTGTAAAGCTTTACTCATATTGAGGTCCCTCTTTATTCACCTTATATTATCTCTGCTTTTTGCGCTTTGTTCCCTTTGTCCTGTACAAATGTTGGAGTGACCTAATGAATTGAGGGAGCAGTAGGACTGCAATGAGGGCCTTGAATTTTGTTTAACATAGACTGACTGTGACTCACTTTGGGTCTTAATGtttagagaagaaaaattaGATCTACAAATGACACCTTCACAGGGAAAAAACGCATGGATGCTACATATGCAATTTCAAGTTGTGGTCTAACATAATGTATTGGGAGACATCTTCCAATATTTTTAAGGTggattttaaaaaggtttttcaattaaattacttatctttttaaaaataaacatgtgttGCACATGTCAGTATGTatgataacaaaaaacactgtcaggGCAACATGTGTatatcacttttttaatgatgcacagcAGCAAATAGCAGACAGGTTTCAGCCCTCGGCTTTCCACAGCATTAGGATGGAACATAGGATACAgcaaacatacattttatgaCCATTTGGTTATGATATGTCACCTCAACACCAATACGCTGTGCATCGAGACCTAAATACAATACCTCTCTTTAGCCTCAAATTGCCTATATGTGACAAGTGAAGAAGAGTGTCAGACGGATATATcggatagttgcttgtaattatcgtcaaatactgtttatatgaggtatgattattaaaattatgtctTTGTAAGTCATTTTTGCATGATcctattttttgtacagtataaaaccaatatttaccaggaatttactgtaaatagatgagataatcACATACAAATAAAGCCTAAAGCTGGCAAGATACTATTAGTGGGTGGTAAAGGAagataatttgaatataattttacatattttttttgtgctttgatgGGCCAGTCTTAAGGATAAATtggataattctatgaatttacaaaagaatactgtataaaacaagcctTTATTTAAATCAGGTAATTTGAAGGTATTtctttcttcatattttttgtgcagatttatacatttgtttaacattctagcaatattttaaaaatggtaaaaatgcaACTTCTtaccattttttcccttttttcattaaatttaaagttttgctgtaaaaaaaacagaaagttgccttaattttacattcagtaataggatgtgtattttttgaatttttacatagaattcaatgtaatttaacattcaagaccattaagtaattgaataatcctttaaaaaaaaaacgataaTATTCCATcatattaatttacagattacagcctttattttatgatgaatatttatcatttttactgtttacttttacaatttactgtgtttttatggcatttacacttaatgtagaaaaaacaaaaaaaactgtaaaataatacagtaaatttctgtgaaataacttctttttttttaaagtgtacCTCAGTATATTTCCAAGtctaaataaaggttgaatgaatTTGATATAGCTTCCATCCTGACCACAAATCAAttcacagaaaatatttacagatgAGAATCAGCTGCATCAGAATGTTTATCACAGTACAAAGTCTGGCTTTTAcattatctacagtatattatttTAGTCAGCACAGCACCATTTCTTCAGTGCTTGGGTGtatgattttctatttttctgacTACAGGTACACCACAGGGAAGCTGTCTGACTCCTCTACTCAACAGAGTTTATAGCCCTCTACAAACTGTTTAATTGGCAGATGATACAACAGCTGGTTGGACTGATCCATGACAACGATGAGGATAGAGGTGAGTGAGCTTGACATGCAGTGCAGGGAAACTAACTTGTTACTTAATGAAGATAAAAACCAAAGAAGTTATTATTGATTTCAGGAGGCTGAACCTCCCCCGCTGCCTTGAAAGACAGCTTCACAATAGTAGCTGTAGCCTAGAGTAATGACTAATGGGAATCTGAATAAACTGAACACTTTTTCAAGTCTGAACCGACACTACATAGAATTTGccctctttcattttctatggAACATGAGCAAATTGCTTTGCAAGGCTTTGTGGGATTCCAGGCAATGCAGGACTGACCAGTTGCATGAAAAAAGGCAGGTGTCAAAAAGTTGCCAGGAAATGATGTAGTGAAACTGACAGCTTGATGGAGGACCAGGAAACTATGAGAAGATGTCCACGGacgagaaaataattgctgcCATTTCAGGAATTAGATGTTTGTACAGACAAGGACATAAAAAATGCGGCAAATTGTCAAAGAAAGCGGTGAGTTGGAGGTCtgcggcacagaggaatacgatatatcagactttggatacacacacaatacttgtgagtagatcagttcattgttggccccaaacatgagatttgacaacaataagaaaaatctaGAAAATCTCCAGCCTGATCCTTGAAGTATCACAACCGACAAAAACCATCCCAGCCAAACCTTATTACTTCCTGCGTTGATATTGATCACTTTAATGTATCACTTGTGGCATTTCAGCTCTGAAGGAATCCCCTACTACAAGTTCAATACTGTTATTATAATGCTCATGCAGCAATTACAACCAATGATAATCATGGTCACTACGATTATCACAGCGAGCGTGTGATGGGGTTTCCCTTGGCAAACAGCAGGGATTAGAGGATTatcatctctccctctgtctctggccatctctctgtctctctcgctccGTGGATTAGTTTTATCTACAAGGTAAGCAGGGTTTTACTCTCGTCTGACAGGACTACAACTCCCACGGTCACACAAGCATCTGTCAATATTACACAGCCTCATACAGTCGACTGTGGTATTGATTCAAAGACTTTAACCAGCCAAgcaggaaaacagagagagtgaaCCATAGATGATAAAGCATAAAAATCTGGATTTCCACAGGGACGTTTTCATACTGCTCTTATCACTCTCCAAACAATATGAAACCACCTGAATTAGATTTTCCGCTCTGACCTCCGTTGCACTTTGTATTAACACATACTCGAGGCGTTTGGAAAAAGATATCAAAATCCAGGTGTGATTGTGAGTATATATCTAAAACATTTTGGAAGACACAAAACACCTCGGGAGGAAAATTAAAGTTGCATTCGGCTGCAGTGAAATAATCGAGAATGGACAGGAAAGTGACCTTTTCTGTTGCTCCTGTCTTCACCTGAAAATAACACAAGTATGAGGACGCTGAGGTGATATTCTCTGTAATATATCTGGGATTTGAAGGGCTTTAATGACATGAAGAGTAGTTTACACATTGGGATTGAAATAAATTCTGATATTATTTAGACTAAGTATGttgaaatattgttgttttagGCAAAAAACTAAATTGAATAAAAAGGGATTTTGAATTTGTCACTAGAATTGCATACTTTACCTTGAGTAAACTGATGACCTGACAAACTGACATGTTTTATGgctatttcatattatattcaatACATAACAATAACAGTGTACAGAATCATTAATAACTGTAAACTGTATAACTAGTAAAACTAGCAATTTGGATTAATTTTGAGCACATTATGTCCTGTGAATATTGCATCAAAGGCCAGTTTTTCTCATATTATAGGGATTTTTTGTAGAATTCTAtgtctgtattattatttttgttgatttagatttttaacTATCATAAATACTTATGATAGGCTTCTATCTCCCTGATGCTCGGCCACTGTCCTTTTGGCtctttggtttatttatttattattttattattagggcatttaatttaattttacaaaattacatttagtaATTTTcttcacagaaatgaatgaatttgacCTCTAAAAAAAGTTGTCTTATATCCCTTAAAATCAAGACAGCCTTACGACCCCCTGAGATCCTGGTCAGGACCCCCGGGTTGGGAACCTCAGATGAATCCTGCCGTTTCTGCGTGTGCTTCGCCAACTGTGCAGCTGTAACAGTAAAAACCACcatgtttcaaataaataatgttatatTGGTGTCATGTGACAGCTCTATTAATATTACTTCAGGGAgactgtcatttatggtcggcggtgtgcgtgtgtgtcgtTATGTCTCTCCATAAATGtgtcaataaattaaaatgatgacatGCATGCTTTAAAATAGATTGTTAGATGTTATCCTGCGAGTCTAAGGCAACTTTTATATGAGTATTGTCGCTATGGAAACTGAACacatcagaaaaaatatgtatttttctctcttagCAATCAGAATTGAAGGTCAACAATATGTGGGTTATTTTATGCATACTGAAATATAACTAATTGTTTTTAATCAGCGCGTGTATCACACCACCTGGTCTTCATTATAAAAGCGTCTACAAGTGTAAAACAGtctatttttgtgtgtgacTCACATTGATCACCAGGTGTCATTACGTCTCCATGAATCTGTCTTTGGGGTTCCTCTCTTTGAATTTTTACTACAATCTATAACGTACAAACATTCTTCAGATCATACtggaaaaaagaagaacaagaaacTACCAGAATGAACTTTAAAACCAACCAAGAACTCTGCTTTCAGCAAAACAGACCAGACATATAACTGTGTTGTTACAGGTCGTTTGTAGTTTAACACTGGAGTCCTTCATTTCATCCAGATGTGTCATGAGAGGTTAGAAAACTCCTGCAGATAAAGAAGGACCAGAgtgtaaaaaatgtctttgtgtttgtgtttccctgAGATTGTTTGTCCATTTTCATCTCCCAGCATCATCAGCATGTTTCACGTTGCCATGAAGTGTCAGCCCGTCAGACCCTTCAAGTTACCAGTAACTAGTCCGTTAcaaagctgcaacgattagttgattagtccatcgacagaaaatgaatcgccaactatttagataatcaattaatcattctgagtcatttttttaagaaaaaaggccaaacttctctggttccagattcttaaatgtgaatattttctggtttcttcagtcccctgtgacagtaaactgaatatctttgggttgtggactgttgatccagacaaaacaagacattttaggttgtatcttgggctttgggacaTCATTATCTTTATGTatatttacaggaaattatTGATCCTtaaataatttgtaattttatcCGTGCTGATTAACATTTggtgaagattttttttgttttataatgcatttatttttttatacataaaagcaatataatgccatattcataaaaaagtattttattattgaCAGAACAGAGCATTAGACCCATTCAATAATTTCCATTTATccatgtaaaatataaaaatataaaaatgttcatGATAGCAGACGCAAAGTCAAACAAAGTGACAACAACTGAGTTAGAAAAAGCAATGCATGATTATTTTCCTACCTTCATTATGTGTTTATGGTTTATTTAggtaatgtgttattttattaaactacaacattaaatgCTGTATTAGTTTTACCATATTGTGACATGTTTGTGTCAAAATTTCCAAATGGTGGAAAAGAAATCTATTTTGAAGGTTTTGACAGGTTTTAAGCAAATTAATACTAAagttgaaacacacacacacagggcagcAGCAGGACCAGTTATACCAGAGTTAAAGCGCCCTCATCTGGTGACTCGTAGATGTTTGAACTGGCCATGTCCCATGAGGGGAGAAAGgaatctgtgaatatgcaaattgAAAACAACAACCCATTGATCTTTACCGGAATTCCAACTCAGCAGCTTATattcttttaaaacatgtcaatacCTACTGAACTTCCTGTGTATGCTGAAGCTAAAGGACAGGTTCGACCtaacagtgacatcacacatgCAACTCAAGCATTTCAAGGATGGAGAAGCTCTTCCTCTCCGGGGGAAGAACGTGAAAAAGGTGCTCTGGTGGCAAGTTCTGCACAAATAACAATCTGTATAGTCAAAGTCGTGCCTCCAAGAGGAGTTAAGGAGCAACACATTTCCACTAAAAAGGTGCAGAACATCTACAATTTAATAatagtatataaaaaaaaacttatccATTACTTTTCCATCTGACCTGGTTTCTCAGTTGTCTTGTTTTCAGCCTCTTTCTCACTGTCTCCACCTACTCgctctgctctttctctgtgtttctctttctcctctgctggCATGACTACACAAGCAGCTCCGACTTCTTTAACATCCCCTAAATAACAGAAACAAGCATCATGCTTTCCATTATTTACTATGGTGTTGTTCTTTCCCTAAGAAAAACCTTGGAAAAGCATACACAATATCAGTCAGACTACCAACTCAGCTGAACACGTAACACATAACCTAAAGCACATTACAAGACACAATCAATGTTCCAAATGTGAACAAATATGGAGCCTCAACaccaaaagttaaaaataatgatgaagacgtgtttttattctcttgttgGTTGACTCATCTCTTGCTACAGGGACTACCACATTGTAACCACTGGAGTAAAACAGTGACGTTGCTCGGCAGCTGACTTTGCAAGATCACGAGAGAATCCATCATCCCAGGCTTTAAGTTATACATTTTTGTGGTTCGGAACAGTCGGCATCCTTTGCCTacaggtatttttttaaagcccTATTCCAAACAAAAAGGTCAAAGGACGAGGTTCTGCGTAACAGACCATCTGGTGGGTCAGGTTAGTAAAACAGCTCTATATTCTGATATACAGTAGATCCTTTTACAGCAGCCGTTTTGATGTGTCATAGCAGAGTAAacacaggtgtcactaataacattaattatggTTCCATTTCATTTAGTTTATGGATTAAGCAAAAAGCTCAACTTCAACTGACCATGATCTTAAAGAATGTACCTATGTGTATATACTTCATActgataaagtaaaataaatcactAATTGGGTCTTTAAACACACAACAAgttcatccaaaaaaaaaacagctaaacaaaagtaaaaagaagCAACAAAAATGGAGAAtcaaataatcacaaaacaatGACATATTAAACAAAAAGGCTGGAGAGTTGAAGTGTGAAgactatttttaaaatgttccatGTTGGCTTTATACATAGGatatatatgcagtatatttTTATAACTGGCACTTTTCATTACAACAGAGACTCTTCCTgcccaaaacaataaaacccaTAAAAACCTATTGGGTTACAATAAGCCAACTATCCAAATATGCAATGGAGAATTATGTACATGTTCATTCTACTTGTTATTTTCGTTGCTGCTGGTTGCTGTACAAACGTCACAGAGAGCATCACTCTGTCCTCTGTAGACAGCATATGGAGCTTAATAAGGGTTGTTATGTGGGTTAGTGGGCCTATTTTGGCAGCAGAGCTAAAGGTAAAGTCTACTAAATAGATTGGCTATGATCCATACAAAATCCCACATCATTAATCCCACTAGtattaaatgtgctttattgcCAAATGTagtaaaattgtaatttttgtcatgttttataaaAACTGTGGtccctgataaaaaaaaaagttataaactGTCTGAGTTTTATCTAATTAAAGTCTCTCCTGGCAGGGATTATTTTTATCATGATAAGCAGCACATGACGGAGCACACCTTTGTTCTCCAGGTGCTCTCTACACTGCAAACTACAAACCTGAGAGGTCTCTTGACACATTTCTGGGTGTCCACCCTCTCGTGTTACGTGTCATGTTTGACACCTGGTTCAAGAGTTGAGAGTTAAAGTTTATGGTTGTATGAAAatctgtcaaaatgtcttcacaGCTCATGTACAAGACACAGAAAGCCTTATTCCCCAATACCCCATCTACATCCATTTTACTTTGTTACCTTTAGGTGTCCAGCTGTTTTGGAGTCCAGCAGCCACTGCAGCAGAAACCATGAGGGAAGATATCAGTTGTCATAAAATGACGACAGGATGGCAGTTTTGTCTTTCGGGATTTGAGACATCTGTTACCACATACGAATCAGATAGTTGGTAGTTCTTCACAAGTAAAGGAAACACTGGACTATACACTGCATTTTTGCTGTGTATAGTCCGTTGGATGCATATGATCACTTCATggctttgtgttgtttgtgtttactttGCGTTCTAATAGGTTAAATCAACCTAAAACATgccaagattttaaaaaaagcaatctAAACTATAACAGAACCACCAATTATTACATAAAGGTTTTTGCATGTATTGGCAGTTAGTTAAGTGATTAAACTCTACTTCTCAGAATAatgttttttacagtaaacCTGCTTCTAATCTTCCCAAGTATTTCTGCTTTTAACTCAGCTCATATCTGATTTTCATTGCTTGGATAAAATAGAAGTTGAATATGGTAAAAGCCTATAGTGAGGAGGTAGAGAGATTTGCTAAAATAAGGCATCTGACCAGGTTGTTCTCCATAGTCTAGGTCCATGTTTACAAGTCTAGGAGGATGTTCTAGACTGTACTGCAACATCATCCTATGCATGTTATTTTTAGCAGCGTTCTCAGTGGCTTGATAATGTTCCTCAGGAAGGTTTAAGGGTAGGAATGCCACAATTATGAGGGTCATGTAGTCTTAGTGATGGTGTTAGATCTCTGCTAGTCTCACAAGACAAGCCTCAAGTCATCAAGCATCCAGCTCTACAAAGCAAAGCGTATCTCACAACATCCACCAATTTaaatatatagtaatataaaaatgtctgcAAACTTACTGGTAAAACTAATGCTAAAACAGAGCCATAAGCAAGAATTAAAGCAGCCTACAAAAAACTGTCTGGgttattttacagtgtgtgttagtaggcacatcagagacccaaatgtatgtgcacaaacactgaaaaagtgagtttttcataatatgtgACCTTTAAAATCCTTGAAATGGCAACTACTCCTCCTTCATTAATAatccagaatctgtgaatatgcaaatattaatttcagaagttttcctgctggacacaatgtctcctacttcactgtgaaatctgttctcagtgtttgtgcactggaggctttaagTTTCCACACCACACTTGTGTAAGGTGCATACCGGACCGTGAAcgggctccaaactagttgtgatgccATAAATCACGCTCGTAGACCCAAAcacttaaaatcagattttcaatgcgcacagagaaacttttccaccttcagcagatgaatgtgaaaacaaactctgcacatacatcattctgcacagagacgagaacaacatccaactgcaggaagaagaagaaaaacatgtttttaagtgGAAGATTTTAAGCTTTAAGATACCAAACAACAGCAAACCAACtcaacaatgtttttttcttattgtttcctCATTTGAATGTTAAagctgtgcagaatgatgatgtgtatgtgcaggTTTGACAGTATGAAGACTGTTTTCAAATGCTGTTCATCTCGTCTCCCAGCATGCCTGCTGTCAGGTGTTCCTTCCACTGTCAACCTGATGCTTCAAGCTCCCAGTTAATAGTCCAGTATATCTGTgatttcacatactgtacatatcatgaatattatgcacatttacacgTTATTATTGgtcctttaaatgtttgtaattttgTCAGTGCTGATGAACATttgacaaacttttttttttaagaagaaaatgcattttttatttatttttacataaaggCAATATCGTTTCTGAtgacacacacaacattttactctctgacaaaaacagaacagtagTCCCATACATTGAAGGcaaattttaatgtttccagGCAAAATATATAAGTGTTCATGATACTGAAGGCAAAGTGAAAACTGAGTTGAATCAAAAACTCCAGTTATAAAGAGTTTAtgcatgattattattatatcccagcagtcaaacacacagcagtgtttCCTGGTTTCATTTTGGATGTATGTTCGTCCTGCCATGAACTTGAATATAATGTCATCAAGTGTTAAGTTTATTAAGGTGATGTGTGTTactttattattgttaaatgGTTTAATGTTCCTGCCAGATTGTGAGATGTTTGTCTCAAAAGTTTCAGATGCTGGACATATTTATTTTCGGGAAAAATAATGTCTGGAAGTTTTGACAAGTTTTTAGATAATTAGTGTTGAAGTGACACTGACACTCTTttactcacacattcacactcatacacacacactcaggtccCGTTCACCACTGCTGCACTTGTTTATCAGAGACAAACTTCCCATGAGGCTCTGTGGCTCCAGGTGGCAGCAGGGCCAGGTAGACCGGAGTTATAGCGCCCTCGTCTGGTGACTTGGTAGCTTTTGGACCGGCCATGTCAGTGCGCACCCAGCCTGGACAGCAGGCATTCAGCAAgatctgtaaaaaaataataatacatttaagaaGACGTGAGGAGGAAGTAATTGTACACAgtatattataaataaagtcTCATTTCACATTGTTCATACATCTTTTAAAATTGTTGTAACAAGCTAGTTTGCTAAACGAAGCGGACGCTATGAGATGGTTCTTGTTTGACAAGTGTGCCCACAGGTGCAAGACAAATAATATTTCATTGCAGGATACAAAGGAGTGTTGAGCTCCCAATGaataattttatcttttttgagGCAACGTTTCGGTCTGTAAGCCTGAGAGGCCTGAAGAAGATCTGACAGattgaaacattttctgaaaaaagagaataaatatattttagcaATTACCTGATCATTTGGTCTCTTCTCAGACAGACGGCGAGCCAGGATCATGGACAGGGTCtaaagacaaacacatgaaCAGTAGTTATAATAATCGTTAGGCCCCTTGTTTAAACAGAGTGTAGAggtcaataaaatataaagctgTCTAATTCAACTTTCTTTGactttttctgcatttttacacattttacgACCTGCAAACTCATCTAAACAGACAACTGAATGAAGACAGGGAGACAGTTCTGTCAGTTATACCGTCAGTCCAGTCTTGGACACTCCGTATGCTGTCTCGGGCCAGCCGCCCTGCTTGTGCTCGCCTTTCTTAGTCTCGTCTACGAATCGCTGCATCAGTCCcaccagctcctcctctgtgatGTCCTCGCTACGGAAACGCTGCTGGAGGGCCGGGCTGCAATTGTTCAACGTACGGGAGCCGACAAAGCTGGAAACGTTCACCACACGacctaaaacacacataaagaggTCTGAAGCTGCTCATTGTTCACTGAACCCCTGCACATGCTCTGCACAACAAAGACGCAGAGACATCAGGTACACAGACAGTAGATGTGGTCCAGTTCTGCGTTTGTACCTCCAGCTTTAACGATTGGCAGGAAGTGAGTCAACATGTCTCTGGTGGCGAAGAAGTTTGTCTTGAGGGTGACCTCCGCCTGGACCGCAAATGGAGTTGTGTCTGCCACTAGAcacggagag
This genomic interval from Thunnus thynnus chromosome 14, fThuThy2.1, whole genome shotgun sequence contains the following:
- the LOC137197318 gene encoding carbonyl reductase [NADPH] 1-like isoform X1, which codes for MLRKTLSSFPPLFLPFCFAASPAQLQPTPEDQSKTAMSTKVAVVTGSNKGIGLAIVRALCKQFQGDVYLTARDVGRGQEAVKSLDSEGLKAKFHQLDINDLNSIITAAAYFKDKYGGVDVLVNNAGIAFKVADTTPFAVQAEVTLKTNFFATRDMLTHFLPIVKAGGRVVNVSSFVGSRTLNNCSPALQQRFRSEDITEEELVGLMQRFVDETKKGEHKQGGWPETAYGVSKTGLTTLSMILARRLSEKRPNDQILLNACCPGWVRTDMAGPKATKSPDEGAITPVYLALLPPGATEPHGKFVSDKQVQQW
- the LOC137197318 gene encoding carbonyl reductase [NADPH] 1-like isoform X2 — protein: MSTKVAVVTGSNKGIGLAIVRALCKQFQGDVYLTARDVGRGQEAVKSLDSEGLKAKFHQLDINDLNSIITAAAYFKDKYGGVDVLVNNAGIAFKVADTTPFAVQAEVTLKTNFFATRDMLTHFLPIVKAGGRVVNVSSFVGSRTLNNCSPALQQRFRSEDITEEELVGLMQRFVDETKKGEHKQGGWPETAYGVSKTGLTTLSMILARRLSEKRPNDQILLNACCPGWVRTDMAGPKATKSPDEGAITPVYLALLPPGATEPHGKFVSDKQVQQW